One Streptomyces sp. SAI-135 DNA segment encodes these proteins:
- a CDS encoding RHS repeat-associated core domain-containing protein, with protein MIPSGYDFAAQAQSTARKKLEERPDAKIDKVGVLKPGTSKAPKDKAAPAARETRERLKKTTWPTTGTASADVPASGGTTVTVGGLGVRLAQQPTTSAAKAPKSKTAPKGTGPAEKVALRLHSQAAAKKAGVNGVLLTVDPAGTASGKSTGDTDTLRVSLDYSSFSDVYGGNFGPRLRLVTLPACALTTPQKKSCRTQRPVTGADNDAGSQTLTGTVSARTLAAGTPMVMAAAADSSGGGSDYSATSLSPTATWEAGGSTGDFTWNYPLRVPPATAGPAPNLSISYNSASVDGRTAGENNQTSVIGEGFSLTESYIERKYSSCKDDGQSGKGDQCWKYANATLVLNGKAVELVNACTDKTACDTAALSQASGGTWKLKNEDGTRVEHLTGATGNGDDNTEYWKVTDASGIQYFFGKHRLPGWSDKGTTDTTDDDPVTNSVWTVPVFGDDPGEPCYKSTGFADSSCNQAWRWNLDYAVDPHGNASAYWYTKETNYYSKNADTTVNGTAYTRGGYLNRIDYGLRSDLIYAKPAAQQVRFTYAERCVVSGGCSSLTADTKANWPDVPFDMICASGSKCTTQIGPSFFTRKRLTDITTSVWTGSGTTQRDVDTWHLDQSFPDTGDASSPSLWLKSIQNTGKANTTAAAMPPVVFGGIQLSNHVEGSTPDTLRYIKWRVRTIKSETGSTITVNYSAPDCIWGTSMPANIDSNKRRCFPVKWSQSGATPVTDWFHKYVVTSVLQDDPYGHGDTNEKYYDYQDGAGWAYADDEGLTKASNRTWSQWRGYSKVVETSGDSEGPRSKKSTLFMRGLNGEKELDGTARVEKVTDSTGTAIDDSRQYAGFVRETIVYNGTEELSGTINTPWSHKTGSHTYNWGTTDSWIIQAGETATRTKTSTGTRTVTQKTTYDPTYGMPMTVEDSGDAAKTGDESCVKTSYARNTTAWLVDLVSRTETYSVPCATTPVLPDDVVSDITTAYDNQAVGAAPTLGEITASYRVASYDADKKPVYQQVSSSTYDKLGRTLTATNALNRTIKTTYVPDDTGYGPLTSKTTTDPKLYTSTTDVDPAWGTATKTTDANGNSTEWSFDALGRLRQVWKPDRSRALQDAASIVYTYSINNDKETWVRTDALKADGNTYNSSYEIFDGLLRSRQKQVPAPGGGRVISETLYDDRGLAYITNAQVHDNNAPSGTLANTFPGSVPASTETVYDAAGRATDSIFRVYNQEKWRTKTDDQGDRTAVTAAEGGTGTLTINDARGRITERREYGGPAPTGSDYTRTLYEYTPGGQLKRMTGPDGAVWTYGYDLRGRKTTSTDPDKGKVDTTYNDADQPLTVTSTLNSASRTLITDYDELSRKIGTWDGVKDNAHQLTKFTYDSLAKGQPTAAIRYVGGTAGKIYSQVVTGYDALGRPKGTKTVIAAADPLAQALTAAGASTSFTTSTVYNIDGTVQSTSVPAVAGLPAEAVENRYNDLGMLISTDGMTDYVQNIGYSPYGEIEETRLGTSTAAKQLQIFNRYEDGTRRLTNTHTLDQTNAGYTNDVDYVYDATGNVKSVTDKANGTDTQCFTYDGYRRLTEAWTPSSNDCATGRSATALGGPAPYWTSWTYKIGGLRDSQTEHKTTDTKTIYGYPTVNANGTGQPHTLTSVTVGSGTAKPYIYDEQGNTTQRYGATGTAQSLVWDIEGELSSLTEGTKTTDYLYDANGELLIRRGPIKTVLYLAGQELHYDTAAKKFTAQRYYPSGDATAVRTETSLSWMVDDHHGTASMTVDAATQAITRRYTKPFGEARGTTPAAWPDDKGFLGKPADADTGLTHVGAREYDPATGRFLSVDPVLAPEDHESLNSYAYANNTPVTKSDPTGLKPVTDCERGCNDGNGGRYHDYMTPGPNGTWVYHSTQTYTQTFQYQKTGGGTGSGTMTVTVRTDGGVKSAQVVFKKGPDPAPEKKEQPRFGLLNGSYPIPENQAAKDLLADRPKLETWQKVLVGGISAIALAVVAAPVAVALGEGCLATAPVCAAEIAEMVTGGASGGSAVVGTGAAASAVTGLARRTSNTGAFAELAVPMQKRVVNQMAAKAGVGLDGVKVKINRDTDLLGRQLYGHTSPDGTITLYPDAFRSEEDLVRTIGHERMHVMQAKIFGSTPTLEEEQAWERAAYAAEDQFWNYYNGKLK; from the coding sequence ACTACGGTCACCGTCGGCGGGCTCGGCGTAAGGCTGGCCCAGCAGCCCACCACGTCGGCGGCGAAAGCACCGAAGAGCAAGACGGCGCCGAAGGGCACCGGCCCGGCCGAGAAAGTGGCACTGCGTCTGCACTCCCAGGCAGCCGCGAAGAAGGCGGGCGTCAACGGTGTCCTGCTCACCGTCGACCCGGCCGGCACAGCATCCGGGAAATCCACCGGTGACACAGACACACTCCGGGTCTCCCTCGACTACTCCTCCTTCTCCGATGTCTACGGCGGCAACTTCGGCCCCCGACTGCGCCTGGTGACACTGCCGGCGTGTGCGCTGACCACTCCCCAAAAGAAGTCCTGCCGCACCCAACGGCCCGTGACGGGCGCCGACAATGACGCGGGATCGCAGACCCTGACAGGCACCGTCTCCGCCCGCACCCTGGCCGCCGGCACCCCCATGGTGATGGCAGCGGCCGCCGACAGCTCAGGTGGCGGAAGCGACTACAGCGCCACCTCGCTGTCCCCGACCGCGACCTGGGAAGCCGGCGGCAGCACCGGGGACTTCACCTGGAACTACCCGCTCCGGGTTCCCCCGGCGACCGCAGGACCGGCCCCGAACCTGTCCATCTCCTACAACTCCGCCTCCGTGGACGGCCGCACAGCCGGCGAGAACAACCAGACCTCCGTCATCGGCGAAGGCTTCTCGCTCACCGAGTCCTACATCGAACGCAAGTACAGCTCCTGCAAGGACGACGGCCAGTCCGGCAAGGGCGACCAGTGCTGGAAGTACGCCAACGCCACCCTCGTCCTCAACGGCAAAGCCGTCGAACTCGTCAACGCCTGCACCGACAAGACGGCCTGCGACACCGCCGCCCTCTCGCAGGCTTCCGGCGGCACGTGGAAGCTGAAGAACGAGGACGGCACCCGTGTCGAGCACCTGACCGGCGCCACCGGCAACGGCGACGACAACACCGAGTACTGGAAGGTCACAGACGCCTCCGGCATCCAGTACTTCTTCGGCAAGCACCGCCTGCCCGGCTGGAGCGACAAGGGCACCACCGACACCACCGACGACGACCCGGTCACCAACTCCGTATGGACCGTCCCCGTCTTCGGCGACGACCCCGGCGAACCCTGCTACAAGTCCACCGGCTTCGCCGACTCCTCCTGCAACCAGGCCTGGCGCTGGAACCTCGACTACGCCGTAGACCCCCACGGCAACGCCTCCGCCTACTGGTACACCAAGGAGACCAACTACTACTCCAAGAACGCCGACACCACCGTCAACGGCACCGCATACACCCGCGGCGGCTACCTCAACCGCATCGACTACGGCCTGCGCAGCGACCTCATCTACGCCAAGCCCGCAGCCCAGCAGGTCCGCTTCACCTACGCCGAGCGCTGCGTCGTCTCCGGCGGCTGCTCCAGCCTGACGGCGGACACCAAGGCCAATTGGCCCGACGTGCCCTTCGACATGATTTGCGCGTCAGGCAGCAAGTGCACCACCCAGATCGGTCCGTCCTTCTTCACCCGCAAGCGCCTCACCGATATCACCACCTCGGTGTGGACCGGCAGCGGCACCACCCAGCGGGACGTGGACACCTGGCACCTGGACCAGAGCTTCCCCGACACCGGCGATGCGTCCTCGCCGAGCCTGTGGCTGAAGTCCATCCAGAACACCGGCAAGGCCAACACCACTGCGGCCGCCATGCCGCCGGTCGTCTTCGGCGGCATCCAGCTGTCCAACCACGTCGAGGGCAGCACCCCCGACACCTTGCGCTACATCAAGTGGCGGGTGCGCACCATCAAGTCCGAGACCGGCTCGACTATTACAGTCAACTACTCCGCCCCGGACTGCATCTGGGGCACCAGCATGCCGGCGAACATCGACAGCAACAAACGCCGCTGCTTCCCGGTCAAGTGGTCCCAGTCTGGGGCAACCCCGGTCACCGACTGGTTCCACAAGTACGTGGTCACCTCCGTCCTCCAGGACGACCCCTACGGCCACGGCGACACCAACGAGAAGTACTACGACTACCAGGACGGCGCCGGCTGGGCCTACGCCGACGACGAGGGCCTGACTAAGGCCTCCAACCGCACCTGGTCCCAGTGGCGCGGCTACAGCAAGGTCGTGGAAACCTCCGGCGACTCCGAAGGCCCGCGCTCCAAGAAGTCCACCCTCTTCATGCGCGGCCTGAACGGCGAAAAGGAACTCGACGGCACCGCCCGGGTCGAGAAGGTCACCGACTCCACCGGCACCGCCATCGACGACTCCCGCCAGTACGCCGGCTTCGTCCGCGAGACCATCGTCTACAACGGCACCGAAGAGCTCAGCGGCACCATCAACACCCCCTGGTCCCACAAGACCGGCAGCCACACCTACAACTGGGGCACCACCGACTCCTGGATCATCCAGGCAGGCGAAACAGCCACCCGCACCAAAACCTCCACCGGCACCCGCACGGTCACCCAGAAGACCACGTACGACCCGACGTACGGCATGCCGATGACCGTCGAGGACAGCGGCGATGCCGCCAAGACCGGCGACGAGTCGTGCGTGAAGACCAGTTACGCCCGCAACACCACGGCCTGGCTGGTGGATCTGGTCTCGCGTACCGAGACCTACTCGGTTCCCTGCGCTACCACGCCGGTACTGCCCGACGACGTCGTCTCCGACATCACCACGGCCTACGACAACCAGGCAGTTGGGGCGGCCCCCACCCTGGGCGAGATCACCGCCTCCTACCGGGTAGCGAGTTACGACGCCGACAAGAAGCCCGTCTACCAGCAGGTCTCCAGCTCCACCTACGACAAGCTGGGCCGCACGCTCACCGCGACCAACGCACTCAACCGCACGATCAAGACGACCTACGTCCCTGACGACACCGGCTACGGCCCGCTGACGTCCAAGACCACCACCGACCCCAAGCTCTACACCTCCACCACCGACGTGGACCCGGCCTGGGGCACCGCGACCAAGACCACCGACGCCAACGGCAACAGCACTGAGTGGTCCTTCGACGCGCTCGGCCGCCTGCGCCAGGTCTGGAAGCCGGACCGCTCCCGCGCACTCCAGGACGCCGCCAGCATCGTCTACACCTACAGCATCAATAACGACAAGGAGACCTGGGTCCGCACCGACGCCCTCAAGGCCGACGGCAACACCTACAACAGCTCCTACGAGATCTTCGACGGACTGCTGCGATCCCGGCAAAAGCAGGTCCCCGCCCCGGGCGGCGGCCGGGTGATCTCCGAAACCCTCTACGACGACCGCGGCCTGGCCTACATCACCAACGCCCAGGTCCACGACAACAACGCCCCCTCAGGCACCCTGGCCAACACCTTCCCCGGCTCCGTGCCCGCCTCCACCGAGACGGTCTACGACGCCGCCGGCCGCGCCACCGATTCAATCTTCCGGGTCTACAACCAGGAGAAGTGGCGCACCAAGACCGACGACCAGGGCGACCGCACCGCCGTCACTGCAGCCGAGGGCGGCACCGGCACCCTGACGATCAATGACGCACGCGGCCGGATCACCGAGCGCCGCGAGTACGGTGGCCCCGCCCCAACCGGCAGCGACTACACCCGCACCCTGTACGAGTACACCCCCGGCGGTCAGCTCAAGAGGATGACCGGACCGGACGGGGCGGTATGGACCTACGGCTACGACCTGCGCGGCCGCAAGACCACCTCCACAGACCCCGACAAGGGGAAGGTCGACACCACCTACAACGACGCCGACCAGCCACTCACAGTCACGTCCACTCTCAACAGTGCCTCACGCACACTCATCACTGACTACGACGAGCTCTCCCGCAAGATCGGCACCTGGGACGGGGTGAAGGACAACGCTCACCAGCTGACCAAGTTCACCTACGACTCGCTGGCCAAGGGGCAGCCGACCGCCGCCATCCGCTACGTCGGCGGCACTGCCGGCAAGATCTACTCCCAGGTCGTCACCGGCTACGACGCGCTCGGCCGCCCCAAGGGCACCAAGACCGTCATTGCCGCCGCCGACCCGCTGGCCCAGGCCCTCACCGCCGCTGGCGCCTCGACATCGTTCACGACGTCCACCGTCTACAACATCGACGGCACCGTGCAATCCACGTCTGTGCCCGCGGTGGCCGGCCTGCCTGCCGAGGCCGTCGAGAATCGGTACAACGACCTTGGCATGCTCATCAGCACTGACGGCATGACCGACTACGTGCAGAACATCGGTTACTCTCCGTACGGCGAGATCGAGGAGACCCGCCTGGGCACCTCCACCGCCGCCAAGCAACTCCAGATCTTCAACCGATACGAAGACGGCACCCGCCGCCTGACCAACACCCACACCCTCGACCAGACCAACGCCGGCTACACCAACGACGTCGACTACGTCTACGACGCCACCGGCAACGTCAAATCGGTCACCGACAAGGCCAACGGCACCGACACCCAGTGCTTCACCTACGACGGCTACCGTCGGCTGACCGAAGCCTGGACACCGTCCTCCAATGACTGCGCCACCGGCCGCTCGGCAACGGCGCTCGGCGGCCCGGCCCCGTACTGGACCAGCTGGACCTACAAGATCGGCGGTCTGCGCGACAGCCAGACCGAGCACAAGACCACCGACACCAAGACCATCTACGGCTACCCAACGGTCAACGCGAACGGCACCGGCCAGCCCCACACGCTGACCTCAGTCACGGTAGGCAGCGGCACCGCCAAGCCGTACATCTACGACGAGCAGGGCAACACCACCCAGCGCTACGGCGCCACCGGCACCGCGCAGAGCCTCGTCTGGGACATCGAAGGAGAACTGAGCAGCCTCACCGAAGGCACCAAGACCACCGACTACCTTTACGACGCGAACGGTGAACTCCTCATCCGTCGCGGCCCCATCAAAACGGTCCTCTACCTGGCTGGCCAGGAACTCCACTACGACACGGCCGCCAAGAAGTTCACCGCCCAGCGCTACTACCCCTCCGGCGACGCCACCGCGGTCCGCACCGAGACCAGCTTGTCCTGGATGGTCGACGACCACCACGGCACCGCCTCCATGACCGTGGACGCCGCCACCCAGGCCATCACCCGCCGCTACACCAAGCCCTTCGGCGAGGCACGCGGCACCACACCAGCAGCCTGGCCCGACGACAAGGGCTTCCTCGGTAAACCCGCAGACGCCGACACCGGACTCACTCATGTCGGCGCCCGCGAATATGACCCGGCCACCGGACGGTTTCTCTCCGTCGACCCCGTCCTCGCCCCTGAGGACCACGAGTCCCTCAATAGCTACGCCTACGCCAACAACACCCCGGTCACCAAGTCCGACCCCACCGGCTTGAAGCCGGTCACGGACTGCGAACGCGGGTGCAACGACGGCAATGGCGGCAGGTATCACGACTACATGACACCAGGACCCAACGGGACCTGGGTGTACCACTCCACACAGACCTACACTCAAACGTTCCAGTACCAGAAGACGGGCGGCGGTACCGGAAGCGGCACCATGACCGTCACCGTGCGTACGGACGGGGGCGTCAAGTCAGCTCAGGTCGTATTCAAGAAAGGGCCCGACCCAGCACCTGAAAAGAAGGAACAGCCTCGTTTCGGATTGCTCAATGGGAGCTATCCCATCCCGGAAAATCAGGCCGCGAAGGACCTCCTCGCTGACCGACCCAAACTCGAAACCTGGCAGAAGGTCCTAGTTGGTGGCATATCGGCCATTGCGCTGGCCGTGGTCGCCGCGCCAGTAGCCGTCGCCCTGGGCGAGGGATGTCTGGCCACGGCTCCGGTATGCGCGGCAGAGATTGCAGAGATGGTTACCGGCGGTGCGTCCGGTGGAAGTGCGGTCGTCGGAACTGGTGCAGCAGCCAGCGCGGTAACCGGACTAGCGCGTCGAACCTCGAATACCGGAGCCTTCGCTGAACTAGCAGTACCCATGCAGAAGCGCGTGGTTAACCAGATGGCAGCGAAAGCAGGAGTGGGACTTGACGGCGTTAAGGTAAAGATCAATCGCGACACCGACCTGCTCGGCCGCCAGTTGTACGGACACACCTCTCCTGATGGAACCATCACTCTGTATCCTGACGCGTTCCGTTCGGAGGAGGATCTCGTGCGGACGATCGGACACGAACGGATGCACGTAATGCAGGCCAAGATCTTCGGTTCGACACCGACTTTGGAAGAGGAACAGGCATGGGAGCGTGCTGCATACGCAGCGGAAGACCAGTTCTGGAACTACTACAACGGAAAGTTGAAGTGA